A portion of the Halodesulfovibrio aestuarii DSM 17919 = ATCC 29578 genome contains these proteins:
- the mutS gene encoding DNA mismatch repair protein MutS — MTANRPTKLTPMMEQYLHIKDQNPQCLLFYRMGDFYELFFEDAEVAARDLQITLTSRSSANSEFKIPMCGVPYHAVETYLPKLLAKGHNVAICEQVEDPREAKGLVKREVKRILTPGTVVEDVNLVAKGHNFLGALCWDAKSNSGGLAWVDYSTGDWSGMQLKKQADLWQWAQKMSPRELIIPDELTPPPSFALSETIVLKKPTKAFFDLKRSTEKILESQNIVELGALGLEKSNELVRSCGALLSYLKQTQKSELTHLSRFKPLNLSKHLILDDITERNLELFKTLDGRKGLGTLWQVLDHTLTPMGGRLLAERMRHPWRDIAPIIETQNAVEYFFTNDTLRNDIRTALDLVYDLERLSTRIQLNRAAPKDFVALRQSISTLPTVRSVLEKVQTGTQQYTTMDDEQKLTLPQWLTNLLKHWDDLADYHTLLDKAFVDNPPNLITEGGLFKHGFHDELNELIELSEHGESKLDELLQEEQAATGIQKMKLKYNRVFGYFFDVPKGSVADVPDYFVRRQTLANSERYSTPRLKDLEEKLLVATDKRKSLEYKLFQKMRETMTEARSRLLFMADLLAGLDYWQSLAEAARKWNWARPALHNEAHISIKDGRHPVVEAVQGSSNFIPNDLRVDNKRKLLLITGPNMAGKSTVLRQMAIICILAQMGSYVPAREANIGVADRIFSRVGASDNLAQGQSTFMVEMMETARILRQATKRSLIILDEIGRGTSTFDGLSLAWAVVEELCRKSNGIRTLFATHYHELTALEGKIAGVHNMNIAIKEWGGEIVFLRRLVPGPSDRSYGIEVANLAGVPANVVKRAKEILASLESNSQKSNQVQTTTTMSGVLPGIPEAPTKTKAAKTPPVNTEPVNHPLVTALKDLDTDNITPMDALKQLTEWKLLWGERNDAN; from the coding sequence ATGACTGCAAACCGCCCCACTAAACTGACTCCAATGATGGAGCAGTACCTCCACATCAAAGACCAGAACCCGCAATGTCTTCTTTTCTACCGCATGGGAGACTTTTATGAACTGTTCTTTGAAGATGCTGAAGTTGCCGCACGCGACCTTCAAATTACACTTACCAGCAGAAGCAGCGCGAATTCTGAATTCAAAATTCCGATGTGTGGTGTCCCATACCATGCAGTAGAGACCTATCTTCCAAAACTCCTTGCAAAAGGACATAACGTCGCTATTTGTGAACAAGTAGAAGACCCACGGGAAGCAAAAGGGCTTGTTAAACGCGAAGTGAAACGAATTTTGACTCCGGGCACTGTTGTCGAAGATGTTAATCTTGTAGCCAAGGGGCACAACTTTCTCGGGGCTCTCTGCTGGGATGCAAAAAGCAACAGCGGCGGCCTTGCATGGGTAGACTACTCAACTGGAGACTGGTCCGGCATGCAATTGAAGAAGCAGGCTGACCTATGGCAATGGGCACAAAAAATGAGCCCAAGAGAACTTATCATCCCCGATGAGCTTACTCCGCCACCATCGTTTGCTCTTTCTGAGACAATTGTTCTCAAAAAGCCAACAAAGGCCTTCTTTGATCTTAAACGCAGTACAGAAAAAATTTTAGAATCTCAAAATATTGTTGAGCTCGGGGCTCTTGGATTAGAAAAAAGTAATGAGCTGGTGAGGTCATGCGGGGCCCTACTCTCCTATCTGAAACAAACCCAGAAAAGTGAGCTCACACATCTTTCCCGATTCAAGCCGCTGAATCTTTCGAAACATCTCATCTTGGATGATATCACAGAGCGCAACCTTGAACTTTTTAAAACGTTAGATGGCCGAAAAGGACTCGGCACTCTCTGGCAAGTTTTAGATCACACACTCACCCCTATGGGCGGGCGTCTGCTTGCAGAACGCATGCGACACCCATGGCGAGACATTGCTCCAATCATCGAAACCCAAAATGCCGTTGAGTACTTTTTTACTAACGACACTCTTCGAAACGATATCCGCACAGCTCTTGATCTTGTGTATGACCTTGAACGTCTAAGCACCCGTATTCAGCTTAACCGCGCCGCTCCAAAAGATTTTGTCGCGTTACGCCAGAGTATCAGCACCTTACCTACTGTACGAAGCGTGCTGGAAAAAGTTCAAACAGGTACTCAACAATACACCACTATGGATGACGAGCAAAAGCTCACGCTTCCACAATGGCTCACCAATCTGCTCAAGCACTGGGACGACCTTGCTGACTACCACACGCTTCTAGATAAAGCTTTTGTCGACAATCCACCAAACCTCATTACCGAGGGTGGATTATTCAAACACGGATTCCACGACGAACTTAATGAACTTATTGAGTTAAGCGAACATGGAGAATCCAAGCTCGATGAATTGCTTCAGGAAGAACAAGCAGCTACCGGCATTCAAAAGATGAAACTGAAGTACAACCGCGTATTCGGCTATTTCTTTGATGTGCCAAAAGGTTCTGTGGCTGACGTACCGGACTACTTTGTACGACGCCAGACTCTTGCCAATTCAGAACGCTACTCGACACCAAGGCTGAAAGATCTTGAAGAAAAGCTCCTTGTAGCCACGGATAAGCGTAAGAGTCTCGAATACAAGCTGTTCCAAAAAATGCGTGAAACCATGACCGAAGCACGTTCCCGCCTGCTGTTTATGGCAGATTTGCTTGCAGGTCTGGACTATTGGCAAAGCCTTGCAGAAGCTGCACGCAAATGGAACTGGGCTCGCCCTGCACTACATAATGAAGCACATATTTCCATCAAAGATGGGCGTCATCCCGTTGTAGAGGCGGTTCAAGGAAGTTCTAATTTTATTCCTAACGACCTGCGTGTAGACAACAAACGAAAGCTACTCCTTATTACCGGTCCAAACATGGCTGGTAAATCTACGGTGCTGAGACAAATGGCAATCATTTGTATTCTTGCTCAGATGGGTTCCTACGTACCGGCACGTGAAGCAAATATTGGTGTTGCAGACAGAATCTTTTCTCGCGTAGGAGCGTCGGACAACCTTGCTCAGGGACAATCAACCTTTATGGTTGAAATGATGGAAACAGCGCGAATACTGCGGCAAGCAACAAAGCGCAGCCTGATCATTCTTGATGAAATTGGACGTGGAACATCAACCTTTGACGGGTTATCCCTCGCCTGGGCTGTCGTAGAAGAGCTTTGCAGAAAATCTAACGGAATCCGCACGCTATTTGCTACACACTACCATGAGTTAACAGCACTTGAAGGCAAAATCGCTGGCGTTCACAACATGAACATCGCCATTAAAGAATGGGGAGGCGAAATTGTTTTCTTACGCAGACTGGTACCGGGACCTTCAGATAGAAGCTACGGTATTGAAGTAGCCAACCTTGCAGGAGTACCTGCAAATGTTGTAAAAAGAGCGAAAGAAATTCTTGCATCACTCGAAAGTAATTCACAAAAGTCAAATCAGGTACAAACAACTACAACTATGTCCGGGGTACTACCCGGGATACCAGAAGCACCAACTAAAACCAAAGCGGCTAAAACACCACCTGTGAATACGGAGCCGGTAAACCACCCTCTTGTGACCGCATTGAAAGACTTGGATACCGACAACATCACTCCGATGGATGCATTAAAACAACTTACAGAGTGGAAGCTCTTGTGGGGAGAACGAAATGACGCCAACTAA
- a CDS encoding tetratricopeptide repeat protein yields the protein MSMLSRLISGKRKSVPTTIETPHSERDTKETIAELSRAVRNDPDAVEIYIALGNLYRAQGDIERAVQLRKNLIARPGLDEKFRVRAFLELGYDYRRGGFMDRALQAFERARKIAGDTDEILQSLAVLYAEVGNFLDASKLYGKLGHRIGQSHYMVLHGEELLSLGNEGDAKKYFNKALRIYKGSVEAWIAKFALAVQKCDLRKCNSILKDGLTNITPSMRFLMLEHIYTSLDGYVDSCGNDFATKLCKIVVEALGTQEPDIIIQYYCARFHIYDGNIEEANAWLAKTMVLNPNFWAARMELLGLAMNEQPLSPVFKNQLGFFVNQISNVKRFVCSHCGIRRLETFYICPKCRNWHTAAFRIHLQD from the coding sequence ATGTCCATGCTGAGTCGATTGATTTCTGGTAAGCGGAAATCTGTTCCAACTACGATTGAAACACCGCATAGTGAGCGAGACACCAAGGAAACCATTGCAGAACTGTCTCGAGCTGTTCGCAACGATCCTGATGCCGTTGAAATTTATATTGCCCTTGGCAACCTTTACCGCGCTCAGGGTGATATCGAACGAGCCGTGCAATTGCGTAAAAATTTAATTGCACGTCCCGGTCTTGATGAAAAATTCCGAGTTCGAGCTTTTCTTGAACTTGGTTACGACTACCGTCGTGGCGGCTTCATGGACAGGGCACTACAAGCCTTTGAACGTGCACGAAAAATTGCCGGGGATACAGATGAAATCCTTCAGTCACTTGCTGTTTTATACGCAGAAGTAGGTAATTTCCTCGATGCATCCAAACTATATGGAAAGCTCGGCCACAGAATCGGTCAATCTCACTATATGGTTCTCCACGGTGAAGAGCTTCTATCTTTAGGCAACGAAGGCGATGCTAAAAAATATTTCAACAAAGCACTGCGTATTTACAAAGGTTCTGTTGAAGCTTGGATTGCCAAATTCGCGCTTGCTGTACAAAAGTGTGACCTCCGCAAATGTAACTCTATCCTGAAAGATGGATTGACGAACATTACTCCAAGCATGCGCTTCTTAATGCTTGAGCATATTTATACTTCTCTTGATGGATATGTTGACTCATGCGGCAATGATTTTGCCACAAAGCTATGTAAAATTGTGGTAGAAGCTCTTGGTACGCAGGAACCGGATATTATTATTCAGTATTACTGCGCTCGCTTCCATATTTATGATGGGAACATTGAAGAAGCGAACGCATGGCTTGCGAAGACCATGGTGCTTAATCCGAACTTCTGGGCTGCGCGTATGGAACTGCTCGGTCTTGCTATGAACGAGCAACCTCTTTCACCTGTTTTCAAAAATCAGCTTGGTTTCTTTGTAAACCAAATTAGTAATGTTAAGCGCTTCGTATGCAGCCATTGCGGCATCAGACGCCTTGAAACATTCTACATTTGTCCTAAATGCCGAAACTGGCACACTGCGGCATTCAGAATTCATCTTCAAGACTAA
- a CDS encoding LapA family protein, with the protein MRFIKVLLLVVVFFLCMVFFQQNTAELSQTITLKVDLLFQSWETIPLPIYFLILGAFVFGAFAVTFFFLLERVRLGSAIRKERKQLKKLEKEVTALRTNPLDEKAKLPEIEPESEGTPEKDTEA; encoded by the coding sequence ATGCGTTTTATTAAGGTGCTTTTGCTTGTTGTTGTATTTTTTCTCTGTATGGTGTTCTTCCAGCAGAATACAGCAGAACTTTCTCAGACTATCACGCTGAAAGTAGACCTGCTGTTCCAATCCTGGGAAACCATTCCACTTCCAATTTATTTTCTTATTCTCGGTGCTTTTGTTTTTGGTGCCTTTGCTGTTACTTTTTTCTTCTTGCTCGAACGCGTTCGCCTTGGCTCCGCCATACGCAAAGAACGCAAGCAGTTGAAAAAACTTGAAAAAGAAGTAACTGCCCTTCGTACTAACCCTCTTGATGAAAAAGCAAAACTGCCTGAGATTGAGCCTGAATCTGAAGGTACTCCGGAAAAAGATACTGAGGCGTAA
- a CDS encoding HIT family protein, whose translation MQHMWAPWRIDYILGPKPDTCVFCIPDHTDEDEERLILYRGKKNFIIMNKYPYNVGHIMVMPYEHTDCITKLAADVTHELMDLLQLSTTIIKKTFNPSGINIGLNLGTSAGAGIHEHLHYHIVPRWEGDSSFIATCADVRLISEHLQSTYAKLKLNFDALP comes from the coding sequence ATGCAACATATGTGGGCGCCTTGGCGCATTGACTATATTCTTGGCCCCAAACCTGATACATGCGTATTTTGCATTCCTGACCATACAGACGAAGATGAAGAACGCCTCATTCTTTACAGAGGCAAAAAAAACTTCATCATCATGAATAAATATCCATATAACGTGGGACACATTATGGTAATGCCGTACGAACATACGGACTGCATTACAAAGCTTGCTGCTGATGTGACTCACGAATTGATGGACTTACTGCAACTATCCACCACGATCATTAAAAAAACATTTAACCCTTCTGGGATCAATATTGGTCTCAATCTTGGCACTTCCGCAGGGGCCGGCATACATGAGCATCTTCACTATCACATCGTTCCACGATGGGAAGGTGATTCTTCTTTTATAGCAACGTGTGCCGATGTCCGACTAATCTCTGAGCATCTTCAGAGTACTTATGCCAAATTGAAACTCAACTTTGATGCCCTCCCATAG